In the Acidobacteriota bacterium genome, one interval contains:
- a CDS encoding 50S ribosomal protein L13, translated as MDTHFQKKERGRIRWHVVDADGVILGRLAARTARILIGKDFPDWTPFSDHREGIIVVNAEKVRLTGRKLEQKVYRHYTGYPGGLKEISAQRMLETKPEELVREAVLGMLPKSRLGSRLATRLKVYAGPRHPHQAQNPVPARLAV; from the coding sequence TTGGATACACACTTTCAGAAAAAGGAACGAGGAAGAATACGCTGGCACGTGGTTGATGCCGACGGGGTTATACTGGGGAGACTGGCGGCCCGGACCGCTCGGATTCTGATCGGAAAGGACTTTCCAGACTGGACTCCGTTTTCGGACCATCGCGAAGGGATTATTGTTGTTAACGCTGAAAAAGTACGCTTGACCGGGAGAAAGCTTGAGCAGAAGGTTTACCGGCACTACACGGGATATCCGGGTGGGTTGAAGGAAATTTCAGCCCAACGGATGCTGGAGACAAAGCCGGAAGAACTGGTGCGCGAAGCTGTCCTGGGGATGCTCCCCAAGTCACGTCTGGGAAGCCGGTTAGCGACACGACTTAAGGTCTATGCTGGTCCAAGGCATCCGCATCAGGCACAGAATCCTGTGCCGGCCCGCCTTGCGGTTTAG
- a CDS encoding 30S ribosomal protein S9 produces MAELSQFWGTGRRKTSVARVRLSPGTGKIQVNHRSFEQYFPSEALRAEVRQPLVFTENDGKFDIMVNARGGGIHSQAGAARLGISRALILFDPELRPRLRQSDFLTRDPRAKERKKYGQKGARKRFQFSKR; encoded by the coding sequence GTGGCTGAGTTGAGTCAATTTTGGGGTACAGGACGAAGGAAGACTTCCGTGGCGCGAGTGAGGCTTTCCCCGGGCACGGGAAAGATTCAGGTGAATCATCGCTCTTTTGAGCAGTACTTCCCCTCGGAGGCGTTGCGCGCCGAAGTTCGACAGCCGCTGGTTTTTACTGAGAACGACGGCAAATTTGATATTATGGTCAATGCTCGAGGGGGTGGAATTCACAGCCAGGCGGGAGCTGCCCGGCTGGGTATTTCACGCGCACTGATCCTGTTCGACCCCGAGTTGCGCCCCCGCTTGCGACAGAGCGATTTCCTTACCCGCGATCCGCGCGCCAAAGAACGAAAGAAATACGGCCAGAAGGGCGCGCGCAAGCGGTTCCAGTTCTCGAAGCGGTAA
- the rpsB gene encoding 30S ribosomal protein S2, with protein sequence MSTITMKEFLEAGVHFGHQTRRWNPKMKEYIYGERNGIYIIDLQKTLKLFKEATKFLAELARNGRVILFVGTKRQAQEAVSEEAQRCQMFYINHRWLGGLLTNHTTIQRSIQRLRELEEMSRDGRYDLLTKKEVQRLERERKHLVQNLAGIKDMPGLPDALFVVDSNKEEIAVLEARKLGIPVVAVVDTNCNPDVVDYVIPGNDDALRAIRLFTSRVADAIMEGRQMALEKQMEEEKIAAEKAAEELEARRQAEAIEASELIVGEADVSLDIGEEDYEKYLKLEEKEVEQEASRGALGDDEGAEGRARAKKRQKFAGKPRSRHGDEGAPDALNLESE encoded by the coding sequence TTGTCCACCATTACGATGAAAGAATTTCTGGAGGCAGGCGTCCATTTTGGCCACCAGACCCGCCGCTGGAACCCCAAGATGAAAGAGTACATCTATGGGGAACGGAACGGCATATACATTATCGATCTCCAGAAGACCCTGAAGCTTTTCAAAGAAGCCACCAAATTCCTGGCCGAACTCGCGCGGAACGGCAGAGTCATTTTGTTTGTGGGAACTAAGCGGCAGGCGCAGGAGGCGGTTTCCGAAGAGGCGCAGCGGTGTCAGATGTTCTACATTAACCATCGCTGGCTTGGAGGGTTGCTGACGAACCATACCACCATCCAGAGGTCGATCCAGCGCCTGCGCGAGCTGGAGGAAATGAGCAGGGATGGGCGGTATGACCTGTTGACCAAGAAGGAAGTCCAGCGGCTGGAGCGTGAGCGCAAGCACCTTGTACAGAACCTGGCTGGCATCAAAGACATGCCCGGATTGCCGGACGCTCTGTTTGTGGTCGACTCCAACAAGGAAGAGATTGCGGTCCTCGAAGCCCGCAAGCTGGGCATCCCGGTTGTGGCGGTGGTTGACACGAACTGCAATCCGGATGTTGTGGATTACGTGATTCCGGGCAACGACGATGCGCTCCGGGCCATCCGGCTATTCACCTCGCGGGTTGCTGACGCCATCATGGAAGGAAGGCAGATGGCGCTTGAAAAGCAGATGGAAGAAGAGAAGATCGCGGCAGAGAAAGCTGCTGAAGAGCTTGAGGCTCGGCGGCAGGCTGAAGCCATCGAGGCGAGCGAGCTGATTGTCGGAGAGGCGGATGTTTCCCTTGATATCGGCGAGGAAGACTACGAAAAATATTTGAAACTTGAGGAAAAAGAGGTGGAGCAGGAAGCCTCACGCGGCGCTTTGGGAGATGATGAAGGCGCTGAAGGGCGTGCCCGGGCAAAGAAGCGCCAGAAGTTTGCAGGCAAGCCTCGAAGCCGCCACGGGGACGAAGGTGCGCCGGATGCGCTCAACCTTGAAAGCGAATAG
- the tsf gene encoding translation elongation factor Ts, which produces MAVSLDTVKKLREMSGAPMMECKKALDEAGGDLEQAFTVLRKRGQAAAAKKASRAATEGLVGSYIHAGGKIGVIIEVNCESDFVARNSEFQQLVHDLAMQVCATDPRFIRREDVRPEILEREREVLRAQTAESGKPEEVVNRIVEGKLRKFFEENCLYEQHFIKDGTGNVTIGELINSRIAKFGENILVRRFSRFKVGESVGETDVDGGAN; this is translated from the coding sequence ATGGCGGTTTCACTGGATACAGTTAAAAAACTGCGGGAAATGAGTGGCGCTCCCATGATGGAGTGCAAGAAGGCTCTGGATGAGGCTGGCGGAGACCTGGAACAGGCGTTTACAGTTCTGCGGAAGCGGGGCCAGGCTGCGGCGGCCAAGAAAGCGAGCCGTGCTGCAACTGAGGGCCTGGTGGGTTCCTACATCCACGCGGGCGGGAAGATCGGCGTAATTATCGAAGTCAATTGTGAATCTGATTTTGTCGCCAGAAATTCAGAGTTCCAGCAACTGGTCCATGACCTGGCGATGCAGGTTTGCGCGACAGACCCGCGCTTCATCCGCCGGGAAGATGTGCGGCCGGAGATTCTTGAGCGCGAACGCGAGGTCTTGCGGGCACAGACGGCGGAGAGCGGAAAGCCCGAAGAGGTGGTCAATCGAATTGTCGAAGGCAAATTGCGAAAGTTTTTTGAGGAGAACTGCCTTTACGAGCAACACTTTATTAAAGACGGCACCGGAAACGTCACAATCGGGGAATTGATTAATTCCCGGATCGCCAAATTTGGCGAAAACATCCTGGTTCGCCGCTTTTCCCGCTTCAAGGTGGGAGAATCTGTTGGGGAGACCGATGTGGATGGAGGCGCAAATTGA
- a CDS encoding UMP kinase — protein sequence MSEPAFHRILLKLSGEALMGGRGFGIDPAVASRIAFEVNEIQQMGVQVAVVVGGGNFIRGVVASQHGIDRVVADNMGMLATIINALALQDALERAGSPTRVVTAIEVREIAEPFIRRRAIRHLEKGRVIVLAGGTGNPYFSTDTAAALRAMEIKADVILKATKVNGVYDADPAKVADAKMITRINYLDVLSRGLAVMDTTAISLCMDNNLPIIVFNLTVPGNLKRVVMGEKIGSLVAA from the coding sequence ATGAGCGAACCTGCCTTTCACCGGATCCTGCTAAAGCTGAGCGGGGAAGCGCTCATGGGTGGGCGCGGTTTTGGAATTGATCCTGCCGTCGCGTCTCGTATTGCTTTCGAAGTGAATGAAATCCAGCAGATGGGCGTTCAAGTCGCGGTTGTGGTGGGCGGCGGGAACTTCATCCGCGGAGTGGTGGCATCGCAGCACGGAATTGACCGCGTGGTCGCTGATAATATGGGGATGCTGGCGACCATCATCAACGCCCTGGCGCTCCAGGACGCCCTGGAAAGAGCGGGCTCGCCGACGAGGGTCGTCACGGCGATTGAAGTCCGTGAAATTGCCGAGCCGTTTATCCGGCGGCGCGCCATTCGCCACCTTGAAAAAGGCCGCGTCATCGTCCTTGCGGGAGGAACGGGGAATCCTTATTTCTCTACCGATACCGCCGCGGCGTTACGGGCCATGGAGATCAAGGCCGACGTAATCCTGAAGGCCACTAAAGTGAACGGCGTTTATGATGCGGATCCCGCAAAGGTGGCTGATGCCAAAATGATCACCAGGATTAACTACCTCGATGTTCTGTCGCGCGGCCTCGCGGTGATGGACACAACAGCGATTTCGCTTTGCATGGACAACAACTTGCCGATCATCGTTTTCAATCTGACGGTACCGGGCAACCTGAAGCGAGTGGTGATGGGGGAGAAGATCGGTTCACTCGTGGCGGCGTAA